Proteins from a genomic interval of Oncorhynchus clarkii lewisi isolate Uvic-CL-2024 chromosome 13, UVic_Ocla_1.0, whole genome shotgun sequence:
- the LOC139424119 gene encoding cytosolic Fe-S cluster assembly factor nubp1 — protein MADIPSDAPQHCPGTASEQAGKTSACQGCPNQNLCSSGATKAPDPAIEEIAEKMLTVKHKILVLSGKGGVGKSTFSAHLAHALASDATKEVALLDVDICGPSIPRIMGLEGEQVHQSGSGWSPVYVEDNLAVMSIGFLLSSPDDAVIWRGPKKNGMIKQFLRDVDWGELDYLIVDTPPGTSDEHLSIVQYLSSARIDGAVIITTPQEVSLQDVRKEIRFCQKVQLPIIGVVENMSGFVCPKCKNTSQIFPPTTGGAERMCEEMNLTLLGRVPLDPRIGKSCDEGKSFLTEVPDSPAAAAYHSIVQSIQAYCLSHVTREESAG, from the exons ATGGCTGACATTCCAAGTGATGCGCCACAGC ACTGCCCCGGTACGGCCAGTGAGCAGGCAGGGAAGACGTCAGCATGTCAGGGTTGTCCCAACCAGAACCTCTGTTCCTCTGGAGCCACTAAAGCACCAGACCCAG cgATAGAGGAGATAGCAGAGAAGATGTTAACAGTGAAACATAAGATCTTGGTCCTGTCAGGGAAAGGAGGAGTAGGGAAGAGCACCTTCAGCGCACATCTGGCCCACGCACTGGCTAGTGACGCCACTAAAGAG gtTGCGCTCCTAGATGTGGACATCTGTGGTCCGTCTATCCCCAGGATCATGGGTCTGGAGGGAGAGCAG gtcCATCAGAGTGGTTCTGGCTGGTCTCCTGTG tatgTAGAGGATAACCTTGCGGTCATGTCTATTGGCTTCCTACTCAGCAGTCCTGATGATGCTGTTATCTGGAGAGGACCCAAGAAGAACg GGATGATCAAACAGTTCCTGCGAGATGTCGATTGGGGGGAACTGGATTACCTCATCGTGGACACGCCCCCCGGCACCTCTGACGAACACCTGTCTATCGTCCAGTACCTTAGCTCCGCCCGCATCGACGGAGCCGTCATCATCACCACCCCGCAG gAGGTATCTCTTCAGGATGTCAGGAAGGAGATTAGGTTCTGTCAGAAGGTCCAGCTGCCCATCATAGGAGTGGTGGAGAACATGAGTGGGTTTGTCTGTCCCAAATGCAAG AACACGTCTCAGATCTTCCCACCCACCacgggaggagcagagaggatgTGTGAAGAGATGAACCTTACTCTGCTAGGACGAGTCCCACTGGACCCCAGGATAG gtaaGAGTTGTGATGAAGGGAAGTCATTCCTGACTGAAGTCCCAGActcccctgctgctgctgcttaccACTCGATAGTACAGA GTATCCAGGCCTACTGCTTGTCCCATGTGACACGGGAGGAGAGTGCTGGCTAG